A single Prochlorococcus marinus XMU1410 DNA region contains:
- the crtL gene encoding lycopene beta cyclase: MSKENMPDVLVLGAGPAGMAIASALGKEKLNVEVLSPNGPDEPWPNTYGIWGKEVDQLGLQDLLEYRWKNTVSFFGHGALEEQDDENKATEHSLDYGLFDKKKLHNYWFNECNKSFIKWHQGFANKIHFEKYKSTVTTKDGKTYSARLVVDATGYDPVFLKLKSCGPLAVQTCYGIVGNFSKPPLKKGQFVLMDYRNDHLNDEQKKEPPTFLYAMDMGDGKYFLEETSLGLVNPLTMENLKERLEKRLSYRNISITSMQHEELGLFLPMNMPIPDFKQQILGYGGAASMVHPASGYLIGNVLRRAPLVAKAVSKAIKNKNLSTYHIARKGWETLWSKELIRKKSLYQFGLEKLMRFDEKLLREFFGSFFQLPKNQWYGFLTDTLSLKEIVYAMCVMFIKAPWSVKKGLMIMHGREFKMLLRIIFPNI, encoded by the coding sequence ATGTCAAAAGAAAATATGCCAGATGTTCTTGTTTTGGGTGCAGGGCCTGCAGGTATGGCAATTGCCTCAGCTTTAGGGAAGGAAAAATTAAATGTTGAAGTGCTTTCTCCAAATGGACCAGATGAACCTTGGCCAAATACATATGGCATTTGGGGGAAAGAAGTTGATCAACTCGGGCTTCAGGATTTACTTGAATATAGATGGAAGAATACTGTAAGTTTTTTTGGGCATGGCGCTTTAGAAGAGCAGGACGACGAGAATAAAGCCACGGAACATTCACTAGATTATGGACTATTTGATAAGAAGAAACTCCACAATTATTGGTTTAACGAATGCAATAAGTCTTTTATTAAATGGCATCAAGGCTTTGCAAACAAAATACATTTTGAAAAATACAAAAGTACCGTAACTACAAAAGATGGCAAAACTTACTCTGCAAGATTAGTAGTAGATGCAACAGGGTATGATCCTGTTTTTCTTAAATTAAAATCCTGTGGTCCCTTAGCAGTCCAAACTTGTTATGGGATAGTAGGTAATTTTAGTAAACCTCCACTTAAGAAAGGGCAGTTTGTATTAATGGACTATAGAAATGACCATCTTAACGATGAGCAAAAAAAAGAACCGCCAACTTTTCTTTATGCCATGGATATGGGGGATGGGAAATATTTTCTTGAAGAGACATCTCTTGGTTTAGTAAATCCTCTAACAATGGAAAATTTAAAAGAGAGACTAGAGAAGAGGCTTTCTTATCGAAATATATCAATCACAAGCATGCAGCACGAAGAGCTTGGCTTATTTCTTCCTATGAATATGCCAATCCCAGATTTCAAACAACAAATACTTGGATATGGTGGTGCTGCTTCAATGGTACATCCTGCATCTGGATATTTAATTGGTAATGTTTTAAGAAGAGCTCCACTTGTCGCCAAGGCAGTCTCAAAAGCAATTAAAAACAAAAATCTAAGTACCTATCATATTGCTAGAAAAGGTTGGGAAACATTATGGTCAAAAGAATTAATTAGGAAGAAATCACTTTACCAATTTGGATTAGAAAAACTCATGAGGTTCGATGAGAAACTATTGAGAGAATTTTTTGGCAGTTTTTTCCAACTACCTAAAAATCAATGGTATGGGTTTCTAACTGATACTCTTTCTTTAAAAGAGATTGTATATGCTATGTGCGTAATGTTTATAAAGGCTCCATGGAGTGTAAAGAAAGGTCTTATGATTATGCATGGAAGAGAATTTAAAATGTTACTTAGGATAATATTTCCAAACATATAG
- a CDS encoding chlorophyll a/b binding light-harvesting protein, which yields MQTYGNPDTTYGWWAGNSGVANRSGKFIAAHVAHAGLIVFWAGAFTLFELSRFDPSVPMGHQPLIVLPHLATLGIGFDANGVAMGDTKPVLAIAIVHLVSSMVLAAGGLLHSLLLPGNLEDSDVARARKFNIEWDNPDKLTFILGHHLIILGFAVIAFVEWARVHGIYDPAIGSVRQVEYELNLAKIWNHQTDFLTIDSLEEVMGGHAFLAFVEITGGAWHIATKQVGEYTKFKGKGLLSAEAVLSWSLAGIGWMAIIAAFWSAANTTVYPTEFFGEPLELKFSISPYWVDTVDLPDGEYTSRAWLANVHYYFGFFFIQGHLWHALRALGFDFKRVTNAISNIDSATVTLKD from the coding sequence ATGCAAACCTATGGAAATCCAGATACTACCTATGGATGGTGGGCTGGTAATTCAGGTGTAGCAAATCGCTCAGGAAAATTCATTGCTGCTCATGTAGCTCATGCAGGATTAATTGTTTTCTGGGCGGGTGCATTCACCCTTTTTGAACTTTCACGATTTGACCCAAGCGTCCCAATGGGTCATCAACCTCTAATCGTTCTTCCTCACTTAGCAACTCTTGGAATAGGGTTTGATGCTAATGGTGTTGCGATGGGAGATACTAAACCTGTTCTAGCGATAGCAATAGTTCACTTAGTTTCTTCTATGGTTTTAGCAGCCGGAGGACTTTTACATTCTTTACTTCTTCCTGGAAATCTTGAAGATTCTGATGTAGCAAGAGCTAGAAAATTCAATATTGAATGGGATAATCCAGACAAATTGACATTTATTCTTGGTCACCATCTAATTATTCTTGGTTTCGCAGTTATTGCTTTTGTCGAATGGGCAAGAGTGCATGGAATTTATGATCCAGCTATTGGTTCTGTAAGACAGGTTGAGTATGAATTAAATTTGGCCAAAATTTGGAATCACCAAACAGACTTTTTGACTATCGATAGCCTTGAAGAAGTAATGGGAGGTCATGCTTTCCTTGCTTTCGTTGAGATCACAGGTGGTGCTTGGCATATTGCTACTAAGCAAGTTGGTGAATATACCAAATTCAAAGGTAAAGGTCTTCTATCTGCAGAAGCTGTTCTCTCATGGTCACTAGCTGGAATAGGCTGGATGGCTATTATTGCAGCCTTCTGGAGTGCAGCTAACACAACAGTTTATCCAACTGAATTCTTTGGTGAACCACTTGAATTGAAATTTAGTATTTCTCCTTATTGGGTAGATACTGTTGATCTTCCTGATGGTGAGTACACTTCAAGGGCATGGTTAGCTAATGTTCATTACTATTTCGGGTTCTTCTTTATTCAAGGTCATCTATGGCACGCTTTAAGAGCACTAGGCTTTGACTTCAAGAGAGTTACAAATGCTATCAGTAATATTGATAGTGCAACAGTTACTCTTAAGGATTAA
- a CDS encoding glutathione S-transferase produces the protein MKNDILYSFRRCPYAIRARWALLICEIKVEIREIDLKNKPLDFLNNSKTKTVPILIKKNSEVIEESLEIILWALSESKKENIKLIYFPENKKEDIFEIINENDNEFKYHLDRFKYATRYKDSDEEFHFTNAIKFIKRWNELLAENKYFFGDSPTIADWSIWPFVRQFRIACESQKRINYFEPSIKKWLDSFEKNKEFKSLMYKYELWEPNYIKNYFPFN, from the coding sequence ATGAAAAACGATATTTTATATTCATTTCGAAGATGTCCATATGCAATTCGTGCAAGATGGGCCCTGTTAATTTGCGAAATAAAAGTAGAGATAAGAGAAATTGATTTAAAAAATAAACCTCTAGATTTTTTAAATAATTCAAAGACGAAAACGGTTCCAATACTTATAAAAAAAAATAGTGAAGTTATTGAAGAAAGTCTTGAAATCATCTTGTGGGCTCTCTCAGAGTCGAAAAAGGAAAACATCAAATTAATTTATTTTCCTGAGAACAAAAAGGAAGATATTTTTGAAATAATTAATGAAAATGATAACGAATTCAAATATCATTTAGATCGATTTAAATATGCCACAAGATATAAAGATAGTGATGAAGAATTTCATTTCACAAATGCTATTAAATTTATAAAGAGATGGAACGAACTACTTGCAGAAAACAAATATTTTTTTGGAGATAGCCCCACAATCGCTGATTGGTCTATTTGGCCTTTTGTAAGACAATTTAGAATCGCTTGTGAAAGTCAAAAAAGGATAAATTATTTTGAACCCTCAATAAAAAAATGGTTAGATTCATTTGAGAAAAATAAAGAATTTAAATCCTTAATGTATAAATACGAATTATGGGAACCAAATTATATAAAGAATTATTTTCCTTTTAATTAA
- a CDS encoding mechanosensitive ion channel family protein, which yields MKLVTENFLLAISIFFIGTLLSLIISKVSKIFFKKISKRTKTNFDDFIFEVISGIIKPIGFLLSFYFSIDYFFADEITFIYVLLNILKLFILIIIIKALNKVLIRSLTESTSKINDSSISSMVSSLTPLIKALTWTIGSIFFLQNIGVQMTAIWALLSAGGIGAGLALKDPVQEFFEYITILLDKPFQKGEFIKSDGVLGMVERVGVRSSRIRSINGEVIVMSNSALTNGIISNYAQMEKRRLVHKLGVIYETSPKLMKLIPIIIKKIVEETKDASFDRCHFTDFGDFSLNFELVYYIPTNNYLAAMEAQQSINLRIIEEFAVNNIEFAFPTQTLNIESNKAK from the coding sequence ATGAAATTAGTTACTGAAAACTTCCTTCTGGCAATATCAATTTTTTTTATTGGAACTTTATTGTCGCTAATAATTTCAAAAGTTTCAAAAATATTTTTTAAAAAGATTTCCAAAAGAACAAAAACAAATTTCGATGACTTTATTTTTGAGGTGATCTCTGGAATTATAAAACCTATAGGTTTCCTCCTATCATTTTATTTTTCAATTGACTATTTTTTTGCTGATGAAATAACTTTCATCTATGTCTTATTGAATATTTTGAAATTATTTATATTAATTATCATCATAAAAGCTCTTAACAAAGTTTTAATAAGGTCTTTAACAGAATCAACCTCGAAAATTAATGATTCCTCAATTAGTTCGATGGTATCTTCACTAACTCCATTGATAAAAGCATTAACATGGACTATTGGCTCAATTTTTTTCCTACAAAATATAGGTGTTCAAATGACTGCTATTTGGGCTTTACTAAGTGCAGGAGGTATTGGAGCAGGATTAGCTTTGAAAGATCCAGTTCAGGAGTTCTTTGAATATATAACAATTTTGCTTGATAAACCTTTTCAAAAAGGTGAGTTTATAAAATCTGATGGAGTACTCGGAATGGTTGAGAGAGTGGGAGTACGATCATCAAGGATAAGAAGTATTAATGGAGAAGTAATAGTAATGAGCAATAGCGCCCTAACAAATGGAATAATTTCAAATTACGCACAAATGGAAAAAAGAAGGTTAGTGCATAAATTGGGAGTTATTTATGAAACCTCTCCAAAACTTATGAAATTGATTCCAATAATAATTAAAAAAATAGTTGAAGAAACAAAAGATGCGTCTTTTGATAGATGTCATTTCACAGATTTCGGCGACTTCAGTCTTAATTTCGAACTTGTTTATTACATCCCAACAAATAATTATCTCGCCGCAATGGAAGCTCAACAATCTATAAATTTAAGAATTATTGAGGAATTTGCGGTTAATAATATAGAGTTTGCATTCCCAACACAAACCTTAAATATTGAAAGTAACAAAGCCAAATGA
- a CDS encoding GIY-YIG nuclease family protein: MSGYVYLIRVGDLYRIGKTDNLEKKIKKLKPDELLTSIMTKEPETLEARLLRKYKSQRIPETGYLKLSKRQIRECKKQFELKGSLPHTLDAEVSITLFASFLLFSLGSFIFNYLNFGFVRSISYAFGMASLPMVILFITGSFGGYFSEDLSLFSLLTNRIKGLFIAIAMLSMAYLIFNLG; this comes from the coding sequence ATGTCGGGATATGTTTACCTTATTAGAGTAGGAGACCTTTATAGGATTGGGAAAACGGATAATCTTGAAAAGAAAATTAAAAAATTAAAGCCAGATGAATTATTAACATCAATTATGACTAAGGAGCCAGAAACTCTTGAAGCAAGATTACTAAGAAAATATAAGTCGCAAAGAATTCCTGAAACTGGTTATTTAAAGCTTTCTAAAAGACAAATTAGAGAATGTAAAAAGCAATTTGAATTAAAGGGTAGTTTACCTCACACTTTAGATGCTGAAGTTTCTATAACTCTATTTGCATCTTTTTTATTGTTTTCATTAGGTTCTTTTATTTTTAATTATTTAAATTTTGGATTTGTAAGATCTATATCTTATGCTTTTGGAATGGCATCTCTACCAATGGTTATATTATTTATTACAGGTAGTTTTGGGGGATATTTTTCTGAAGATTTATCTCTTTTTTCATTGTTAACTAATCGAATAAAAGGTTTATTTATTGCAATTGCAATGCTTTCAATGGCTTACTTAATTTTTAATTTAGGTTAA
- a CDS encoding sodium/glutamate symporter translates to MFLKSLNIFSIQNKDIFSNSLLISFLGLLIIFFLLIFGRKFKLAVQLERFGLPIAVISGILGISIGPFGAIHFLPKETINVWSNFPTPLLSLVFATLMMGRPIPNINGLVKPIFNQFLLALSLGFGQFFVGGLVVKYFLPPSMDANPLMGCLIEVGFEGGHGAASIIGESFKKLGFPNGLDLGLAMATMGLLSSSILGSIFIFFGRTLGLSDTEEILEQKDTLKEKNNTGIFEDLRILIINLGFSGLAISFGVLLIKFLRYISGSFGDFSKEIIFSLPVFPFILIGSLLIRYILEKTKNTEFISNILQREIGILATDLLIFTAMASLDIAVVFDNWILILVFTIFGLFWNLICIAFFAYFIFDDYWFEKSLIEFGNSTGVVASGLLLLRLADPKNISKTLPIFTSKQLFAQLILSGGLFTVLAPLMISKIGLDYWTEICALITFAILFIALIFNKVEMKKFQ, encoded by the coding sequence ATGTTTTTGAAATCATTGAATATTTTTTCGATACAGAATAAAGATATTTTTTCAAATTCTCTATTGATAAGTTTTTTGGGATTATTAATTATATTTTTTTTGTTGATTTTTGGGAGAAAATTTAAACTAGCTGTTCAACTTGAGAGATTTGGATTGCCGATAGCAGTTATATCAGGAATTTTAGGTATATCTATAGGCCCATTTGGAGCTATACACTTTTTGCCAAAAGAAACAATTAATGTTTGGAGTAATTTTCCTACTCCTCTTTTATCATTAGTCTTCGCAACTTTAATGATGGGAAGACCTATCCCGAATATAAATGGTTTAGTTAAACCAATTTTTAATCAATTTCTATTAGCTCTTTCACTAGGTTTCGGACAATTTTTTGTTGGAGGTCTTGTGGTTAAATATTTTCTGCCTCCATCTATGGATGCAAATCCTCTAATGGGTTGTTTAATAGAGGTAGGTTTTGAGGGTGGTCATGGAGCTGCATCAATAATCGGTGAAAGTTTTAAAAAACTTGGATTCCCAAATGGTTTAGATCTTGGTTTGGCTATGGCAACAATGGGTCTTTTATCCTCTTCAATATTGGGTAGCATATTTATTTTTTTTGGTAGAACTTTAGGACTTTCAGATACTGAGGAAATTCTTGAACAAAAAGATACTCTAAAGGAAAAAAATAACACAGGAATTTTTGAAGATTTAAGAATTTTGATAATAAATCTTGGATTCTCTGGTTTGGCAATTTCGTTTGGTGTTTTGCTAATTAAATTTTTAAGGTATATTTCAGGTTCTTTTGGTGATTTTTCGAAGGAAATTATTTTTTCATTACCAGTATTCCCTTTTATCCTTATAGGTTCGCTCCTTATTAGATATATTTTGGAGAAAACCAAAAATACAGAATTTATTTCAAATATTTTGCAAAGGGAGATTGGTATTTTAGCCACAGACTTATTGATTTTTACAGCTATGGCGAGTTTAGATATTGCAGTTGTTTTTGATAATTGGATACTCATTTTAGTGTTTACTATTTTCGGTTTATTTTGGAATTTAATCTGCATTGCTTTTTTCGCATACTTTATTTTTGATGATTATTGGTTTGAAAAAAGCTTGATAGAGTTTGGGAATTCTACAGGTGTAGTAGCCTCTGGGTTACTTCTTTTAAGGCTTGCAGATCCTAAAAATATTTCTAAGACTTTACCAATTTTTACGTCAAAACAGCTTTTCGCTCAGTTAATTCTTTCTGGGGGACTATTCACAGTTCTTGCACCATTAATGATTTCTAAAATTGGGTTAGATTATTGGACAGAAATTTGTGCCCTAATTACATTTGCAATTCTTTTTATTGCATTGATTTTTAATAAAGTAGAGATGAAAAAGTTTCAATAA
- a CDS encoding isochorismatase family protein produces the protein MNDQEISSDKLSSKVNALIIIDIQEKIIRPIFNKNSIIKNIKKLINAYQILEENIFISEQNPLKLGETIPELLPKAQFKKIEKMVFSLANIQDFLNELKNKKISNLIVCGIETHICIQQTALDCLQKGFEVILISDAMGSRNRVDHDIALQRMNQSGAILTTTESIIFELCKTADRKEFKEIRNIIMS, from the coding sequence ATGAATGATCAAGAAATCTCTTCTGATAAATTATCATCGAAAGTAAATGCCTTGATAATTATTGATATTCAGGAAAAAATAATAAGACCGATTTTTAATAAGAATTCAATAATCAAAAATATTAAAAAGCTAATAAATGCTTACCAAATTTTAGAAGAAAACATATTTATATCTGAACAGAACCCACTCAAATTGGGAGAAACGATCCCAGAATTATTACCCAAAGCTCAATTTAAAAAGATTGAAAAGATGGTATTTAGCTTAGCTAATATACAAGATTTTTTAAATGAACTTAAAAATAAGAAAATTAGTAATTTGATAGTTTGTGGGATCGAAACGCATATTTGTATTCAACAAACTGCCTTAGATTGTTTACAAAAAGGATTTGAAGTAATTCTCATTTCAGATGCCATGGGAAGTCGAAATAGAGTAGATCATGATATAGCATTACAAAGAATGAATCAGAGTGGGGCGATCTTAACAACAACTGAATCAATAATTTTTGAATTATGCAAAACTGCGGATAGAAAAGAATTTAAAGAAATTAGAAATATAATAATGAGTTAA
- a CDS encoding 3'-5' exonuclease yields the protein MELFNKKELNQLDFLHDQINTNPSEERVTNKNKKIEKILILDTETTGLDENKDEVIEIGCILFDVSFKCVLSQVSFLFPVNNNEAEHVNGISAEVTNISQPWEDGLNFFLKLVDSSDFIVAHNVEFDKKWFGKGRLPKLNKKWICSLEDINWSFQKSLKTRPSVTDLALSFSIPVWNLHRALSDCFYISEVFKKCDNLEELLLKATEPRFLYKALVSYEERSLAKNAGFRWNSPVQGAWSRKLTTDEAKNLDFRVEILN from the coding sequence TTGGAACTATTTAACAAAAAAGAATTAAATCAATTGGATTTTCTTCATGATCAAATTAACACCAATCCCTCTGAAGAGAGAGTAACGAATAAAAATAAAAAAATTGAAAAAATTTTAATTCTTGATACTGAAACAACAGGTTTAGATGAAAATAAAGATGAAGTGATAGAAATAGGTTGCATCTTATTTGATGTATCTTTTAAATGTGTACTTTCACAAGTTTCTTTTTTATTTCCAGTCAATAATAATGAAGCCGAACATGTAAATGGTATATCTGCAGAAGTAACTAATATCTCTCAACCATGGGAAGATGGATTGAATTTCTTTCTAAAACTTGTTGATTCTTCAGATTTCATCGTTGCTCATAATGTGGAGTTTGATAAGAAATGGTTTGGAAAAGGAAGATTGCCTAAGCTTAATAAGAAATGGATATGTAGTTTAGAGGATATTAATTGGTCTTTTCAAAAATCACTAAAAACAAGACCTTCAGTAACTGATCTAGCTTTATCTTTTTCAATACCAGTTTGGAATTTACATAGAGCTTTATCTGATTGCTTTTATATATCTGAGGTCTTCAAAAAATGCGACAACTTAGAGGAACTTTTACTTAAAGCTACTGAACCGAGGTTTTTATACAAGGCTTTGGTTAGTTATGAAGAAAGGTCTTTAGCTAAAAATGCTGGGTTCAGATGGAATAGTCCTGTGCAAGGAGCTTGGTCAAGAAAATTAACTACTGATGAGGCAAAAAATCTTGATTTTAGAGTTGAGATTTTGAATTAA
- a CDS encoding TIGR02450 family Trp-rich protein produces MENYWTSNKPINGLRHFVLVNETKEKGNISFLMVSVLDSEINLKTTFEELINSGNWHKGWINLSKHQTITEEYVNYKSINKGKGIDEIFINEDSLFNIS; encoded by the coding sequence ATGGAAAATTACTGGACTTCTAATAAACCTATAAATGGATTAAGACATTTTGTTTTAGTAAATGAGACTAAAGAAAAAGGAAATATTAGTTTTTTAATGGTTTCTGTCCTTGATTCTGAAATTAACTTAAAAACTACTTTTGAAGAATTAATAAATAGTGGAAATTGGCACAAGGGTTGGATCAATCTTTCAAAGCATCAAACGATTACAGAAGAATACGTTAACTATAAATCCATCAATAAAGGAAAGGGTATTGATGAGATATTTATTAATGAAGATTCTTTATTTAATATTTCTTAA
- a CDS encoding SDR family NAD(P)-dependent oxidoreductase produces the protein MIKNKNILITGGNSGIGLFAIINLLKTKNNLYVVIKSELRKNEFLRKIEKHFDKKYLSKFLNIIENCDLSDLENIKKIKDYFIIKKIFLDVLVLNAGLQYTGSFYPKVSKQGIELTFAVNHLAHFYLVNVLKDFIRDKEESRIIITSSDVHDPKSSGGNIGKKAGLNNLVNLRKKVTGQFLNFNADEAYKNSKLCNILFAKELEKKLKISSSKISVISWAPGLVIPNDDLGFFRYSKRFNLFGYLIFSKAAKNILGISESIENAGRILSEIVFDSNLNNIGYVHLSNKLISFKKHKLVESKVSDEANNSELASKLWILSEEICRSFGFVTFNI, from the coding sequence ATGATTAAAAATAAAAACATTTTAATTACTGGAGGTAATTCAGGAATAGGGCTTTTTGCTATAATTAATTTACTAAAGACGAAAAATAATTTATACGTTGTAATAAAATCTGAATTAAGAAAGAATGAATTTCTCAGAAAAATCGAGAAACATTTTGATAAAAAATACCTTAGTAAATTTTTAAATATTATTGAAAATTGTGATCTTTCAGATTTAGAGAATATTAAAAAAATTAAAGATTACTTTATTATTAAAAAGATTTTTTTAGATGTTCTTGTTTTAAATGCAGGATTGCAATATACAGGCTCTTTTTACCCTAAAGTATCAAAACAAGGCATAGAACTAACTTTTGCAGTAAATCATCTTGCACATTTTTACTTGGTAAATGTCCTAAAAGATTTTATTAGAGATAAAGAAGAATCTAGAATCATTATTACATCATCAGATGTACATGACCCCAAAAGTTCAGGTGGCAATATAGGAAAGAAAGCGGGACTTAATAACCTAGTTAATTTAAGAAAAAAAGTAACTGGGCAATTTTTAAATTTTAATGCTGATGAAGCTTATAAAAATAGTAAGTTATGTAATATTTTGTTTGCTAAAGAACTTGAAAAAAAATTAAAAATTTCTTCTAGTAAAATTTCTGTAATTTCTTGGGCTCCTGGTCTAGTAATACCAAATGATGATCTTGGTTTTTTTAGATACAGTAAGCGTTTTAATCTTTTTGGATATTTAATTTTTTCTAAAGCTGCAAAAAATATTTTAGGAATTTCTGAAAGTATAGAAAATGCTGGTAGGATACTTTCTGAAATTGTTTTTGATTCAAATTTAAATAATATTGGTTACGTTCATTTAAGTAATAAACTTATATCTTTTAAGAAACATAAATTAGTTGAAAGTAAGGTTAGTGATGAGGCAAATAATTCTGAGTTGGCTTCAAAACTCTGGATTTTAAGTGAAGAGATTTGTAGATCATTTGGCTTTGTTACTTTCAATATTTAA
- a CDS encoding SDR family NAD(P)-dependent oxidoreductase — protein sequence MRTILISGASRGIGLNIAHKELIEGNRISVGIRDLESLKGSAIDPKKWPEGKIIINHYDALKKFTAENWIKNTVDEFGGFDSVINCSGVLSKVPFLYKDGDEEDILNTLNINFLAIWHLCRLSWDHLCTSGRGRIIVLVSMSGKRSKGDLAAYSSSKFALMGLCQTMKNKGWDKNIRISAICPSWVNTKMAQNISSLDKSSMTQPEDIAEICSTILKLPTQSVPFEIALNCNYEI from the coding sequence ATGAGAACCATATTAATAAGTGGAGCCAGTAGAGGTATTGGACTAAATATTGCACATAAAGAATTAATAGAAGGCAATAGAATTAGTGTTGGCATAAGAGATTTAGAATCATTAAAAGGAAGCGCTATTGATCCAAAAAAATGGCCAGAAGGGAAAATTATAATCAACCACTATGATGCTTTAAAAAAATTTACAGCCGAAAATTGGATAAAGAATACCGTAGATGAATTTGGAGGATTTGATTCAGTAATAAATTGTTCTGGAGTATTATCGAAAGTTCCTTTCTTATATAAAGATGGTGATGAAGAAGATATTTTAAATACATTAAATATCAATTTTTTGGCAATTTGGCATTTATGTAGGCTTTCTTGGGATCATTTATGTACCTCTGGAAGAGGAAGAATTATTGTTTTAGTTTCAATGAGTGGGAAAAGATCCAAAGGTGATTTAGCCGCTTATTCTTCTTCAAAGTTTGCTTTGATGGGATTATGCCAAACTATGAAAAATAAAGGTTGGGATAAAAATATAAGGATTTCTGCAATTTGCCCAAGCTGGGTTAATACAAAAATGGCCCAAAATATCTCTTCTTTAGACAAATCAAGCATGACACAACCTGAAGATATTGCTGAAATATGCTCAACTATTCTTAAGTTACCTACCCAATCAGTCCCATTTGAAATCGCCTTAAATTGTAACTATGAAATTTAA
- the hisS gene encoding histidine--tRNA ligase, with translation MNNLKNLRGTFDLFPDQLIKWQNVEKILLEQLSRASIKEIRTPILEMTELFIRGIGEGTDVVSKEMYTFLDRGERSCTLRPEGTASVARALIQNGISSNPLQKLWYMGPMFRYERPQAGRQRQFHQLGVEFIGHDSVRSDVEIIALAWDILGKLGIKELNLEINTLGDTNDRSNFQKSFLKWLETNKDSLDLDSQNRISKNPLRILDSKNIQTKKVLENAPRLCNFLSEKSHNRYLDLKRQLEVLKIPYVENFNLVRGLDYYTHTAFEITSGALGSQATVCGGGRYDGLIKQMGGPNTPAIGFAIGLERLILLAGKELEIPRNTDIYIINQGLVAESLAMDLSRKLRNYDLLVELDLSGASFSKQFKKANKLKSKSIIVIGDDEALNGEFIIRLFDQSGNGNEEEVISFENDIKLENWINNNLLVK, from the coding sequence TTGAATAACTTAAAAAACCTAAGAGGAACTTTTGACCTATTTCCTGATCAATTAATAAAGTGGCAAAACGTTGAAAAAATTTTATTAGAGCAGCTTTCTAGAGCATCCATCAAAGAAATAAGAACACCAATATTGGAAATGACCGAATTATTTATAAGAGGAATCGGTGAAGGAACAGATGTTGTCAGTAAGGAAATGTATACATTTCTTGATAGGGGGGAGAGATCTTGCACTCTAAGACCTGAAGGAACAGCCTCAGTCGCACGAGCGTTAATACAAAACGGAATATCGTCTAATCCTCTTCAAAAACTTTGGTACATGGGTCCTATGTTTCGATACGAAAGACCTCAAGCAGGCAGGCAAAGACAGTTTCATCAATTAGGTGTTGAGTTTATAGGACATGATTCAGTTAGAAGTGATGTTGAAATTATTGCTTTAGCTTGGGACATATTAGGCAAATTAGGAATAAAAGAACTCAATCTTGAAATAAATACGTTAGGTGATACTAATGACAGATCAAATTTTCAAAAATCTTTTTTAAAATGGTTAGAAACAAATAAAGATTCTCTAGATTTAGATTCTCAGAATAGAATTTCTAAAAACCCTTTGAGGATTTTGGACTCAAAAAATATTCAAACTAAAAAAGTTCTTGAAAATGCACCAAGATTATGTAATTTTTTATCTGAAAAAAGTCATAACAGATATTTAGACTTAAAAAGACAATTAGAGGTTTTAAAAATACCTTATGTAGAAAATTTTAATCTTGTAAGAGGTTTAGATTACTACACTCATACAGCTTTTGAAATTACTAGTGGGGCTTTGGGCTCCCAAGCTACAGTTTGCGGAGGAGGGAGATACGACGGTTTAATAAAACAAATGGGAGGGCCAAACACTCCTGCAATTGGTTTCGCTATTGGTTTAGAAAGATTGATTTTACTTGCAGGAAAAGAGCTAGAAATTCCAAGAAATACTGATATTTATATCATTAATCAAGGCTTAGTTGCTGAATCATTAGCAATGGATTTATCTAGAAAATTAAGAAATTACGATTTGTTAGTTGAGTTAGATTTAAGCGGAGCCTCATTCTCTAAGCAATTTAAAAAGGCAAATAAACTTAAATCTAAAAGTATTATTGTTATTGGTGATGATGAGGCACTTAATGGGGAATTTATTATAAGGCTCTTTGATCAATCAGGTAATGGGAATGAAGAGGAGGTTATATCTTTTGAGAATGATATTAAATTAGAAAATTGGATAAACAATAACTTACTTGTAAAGTGA